The genomic region CCTACTGAGGAATAGCTTCTTTGTAGCAATGGATGCCTTGTACATAAATGCATTTATACTTTTTTCCTTCCTATTTTATGTGTGAAGTTGATCTTGTCTTAACACTGGACATAATACTGCACATTTTTACAAGATCAAAAAATAAAAACTTTTATGGAAGGATTTGATTGTATTTTGTTAAAGGCATATTCTATTTTTATGAAAACTAAAACTTTAAAAGTAAAGTTTAAACTTCCCACTGTAATCATTGATACGGGTAACACTGGTATGAACTTGTAGCTATCTGTATTTCGTAAATACGTACCGAATTGTGTGGACTAAAGTTGCCACATCCCTTTTCAAATGTTTATGATTTTAGTTGAAGGTGAAAGGGCATTAAAATGTGAATTGTTTTGTATTTGCTACATTTCTATATTTGTAATTTCTTACAAGCTCCTCATAAACAATAAAACATGAATGGTAAAATTAAGAAAACTGTTTCTGACTATTTACTATACAAATTCCTGGGGTTGAGGCACACGTTTATCGTTTTCAACGTGTAAATGGTATTTAAATTTTCTGCACTCTTTCAGGTGCTGTGGTGAGTCACTATAGTGGCATTGTACCTTCACTCACTGAGATATAATGGTGCCTTTGTCCAGGCTCTGTTGGGGGTAAGGACTGACAGTGGAATTGTATTGGGAGCACCGGACATGCAAATCCTCAGTTTTCCATTAAGCAGCGGTAAAGTGACAAAACATTCAACTCAAGTGAGAAAAGTGTGCCAGGTTCTACATTTAGATTGATGTGGCTTTACCTACCGTTAGGTCAACAAAAATGGACACACAAgctggtacacacacactcaactaaAAATATCTATATGAAGAAGTGTGATATTCTATATTTCATGGatcgtggctgaacaaggacatggataatatacatatCGCTGACTTTTCTATGCATCGTCAAGACTGGTCGGCAGCCTCGGGAAAGATGAGGGAGAGGGGTGTTTCTCTTTGTTAAGAAAAGCTAGTGCGTAatctctaatgttaaggaagtctcgagtggatgctaagctacaagactgttttgctagcacagactggaatatgttccgggattcatccgataatattgaggagtttaccacatcagttaCCTGCTTCATTAATAAGCGCATCGACAACatcgtacgtacatatcccaccCAGAAGccattacaggcaacatccgcactgagctaagggctagagctgccgctttcatgcGATACACTAatccagaagcttataagaaatcctgcaacGACCTccgacgagccatcaaacaggcaaagcataaatacaggactaagatcaaatcctactatgccggctctgatgctcgtggatgtggcagggtttgcaaactatctcggattacaaagggaaacccagccgcgaacTGCCCACTGACGAGCTTAATGCTCGCtctgaggcaagcaacactgaaccatgcatgagaaagcaccagctgttccagacgactttgtgatctcgctctccgttgccgatgtgagtaagaccttaaacaggttaacattcacaaatcCTCAGGGAGAGATTACCGGGACGTGTACTCAGAACATGCGCTGGTCTGCTTgaaacctacatgtttcaagcagaccaccatagttcctgtgccccaGAACGCCAagctaacctgtctaaatgactatcgccccgtagcactcacatctgttgccatgaaatgctttgaaaggctgatcatggctcacatcaacaccatcatcccaggcaCCCTGGACCCACCCCAGAATTTAGGGAGAGGGGATGTGTGGAGtgcaatctttattgcactccacactgccctctcccacgtggacaagaggaacacatctgtgagaatgctgttcatcgactacagcttagCATTCAACACTAAAGTGCCCTCAAAGATCATCACTAatctcaggaccctgggactgaacacctccctttgTAACTCGATACCGGACCCCCTCACAGGCCGCCTCTAGGTTatgagagtaggcaacaacacatctgccatgctgaccctcaacatgagggcccctcaggggtatgTGCTTAGTCCCCTACTGTTCTCCgtcttcaacaccatcattaagttttctgacgacttgacggtggtaggcctgatcatcgatgacgaagagacagcctatagggaggtaaGTAACCTGACAATGTGGTaccaggggctgtagtggagcaggttgagagcttcaagttcctcagtgtccacatcactaaggaattaacatggtccacaaacaccaacacagtcgtgaattAGGCATACCAACGCCTCTTCCCCCAAAGGAGGCTGGaaagatttgccatgggtcctcagatcctcaaaaagttatacagctgcaccactgagagcatcttgactggctgcatcaccgcttgataTGGAAACTGCTTGGCATTTGACTgcaagacgctacagagggtagtgcataaggccaagtacatcactggggccgagctccctgccatccaggacatctataccaggtggtgtcataggaaggccttaaaaattgttaaccactccagccacccaagtcatagactattctctctgctaccgcacggcaagccgTACCGATGCACCAACagcaccctgaacagcttctacccccatgccatgagactgctaaatagttaaccaaatagctacccggactatctgcattgacagTTTTTccactcttttgactcatcacataagttgctgatattattattatttatcatGTTGCCTAgtcattttacccctacctatatgtacagtgcatacagaccccttgacttgttccacttTGTTATGTTTCAGTTTCTTTCAAAAATGGGTTAAATTGCTTtttccctcctcaatctacacacaacaccccataatgataaagcacaaacaggttttaagaaatgtttgctcatttatatatttttaaaaatatgatatttcagttacataaccctttactcagtactttgttgaagcacctttggcagcgaatatacagccttgagtcttcctgggtatgagctacaagcttggtacacctgtatttggggagtttctcccattcttctctgcagatcctctcaagctctgtcaggttggatggggagtgccgctgcacagctattttcaggtctctccagagatgttcgatcgggttcaagtccaggctctggctgggccactcagagacattcagagacttgtcccgatccactcctgtgttgtcttggctgtgtgcttagggttgtcctgttggaaggtgaaccttcgccccagcctGAGGTGAACATTTCGCCCCAATCTGGagtatgttttcatcaaggatatctctgtacattgctcccttcatctttccctagatcctgattagtctcccagtccctgccgctgaaaaacatcccaaagcatgatgctgccaccaccatgcttcaccgtagggatgatgccaggtttcctccagacgtaacgctagggcattcaggccaaagacatcaatcttggtttcatcagaccagagcatcttgtttctcatggtcctttaggtgccttttggcaaactccaagtaggctgttgtgtcttttattgaggagtgtcttccgcctggccgattggtggagtgctgcagagatggttctccttcttgaaggttctcccatctccacagaggaattctggagctctgtcaaagtgatcatcgggttcttggtcacctccccgaccaaggccattctcccccgattgctcagtttggcttgattggtggagtgctgaccgggcggtcagctctaggaagagtcttggtgattccaaagttcttccattaaagaatgatgtacacttcctcagatctgtgcctcgacacaatcctgtctcggagatctTACGGAAATttcctttgacttcatggcttggtttttgctctgatatgcactgtcaactgtgggaccttaaatagacaggtgtgtgcctttccaaatcatgtccaatcaattgaagttACCACAaggggactccaatcaagttgtagaaaaatctcaaggatgatcaatggaaacaggatgcacctgagctcaattttgagtctcatagaaaaggttctgaatactggtgaaaataaagtatttctgttttttattttgaatacattttcaaaaGATTGAATGCAAAAAGGTCATGTATAAACAACAATCATAATGTGCTTTGTAATGAATCAGAGACAAATATGATATCAAAGTTGTATATACTGATTAAAATTTGCTTACAGATATAGCCAAAGGCAAAATCAATATCATGTGCTAATATCTAACTGTAAGTCACACTGGACCTTTTTTTTTGTAACATAGCTGATCTAGACTAAATTATACATATAGGTATGGACAAGTATAACCCAATATAATATAGAAGTTGTGACCTCGAAAGTGTATTTTTCAGTCTGCGGTGGGGAGTAGGGTTGGGGTTGTTCAGTGCAGTGGCTGTCTGACTACTGATAACTTATCACTGAAGCCACACACTGTAAACCACCCACCTGCTGCCAAAAGCCAGTCATACACACTCCCCCCGCAGTTACACACTCAGAGGCTCTGCAGAGCACACAGGTACTAAGCAATGCATGAATGAATAGGCCTGATCTAACAATAAACAGACTAATCAATCTAAAGAGACCAATCAATTGAACAATAATGATTACTACAGTAATAGTGATCCAATGATAATATAAAGCTAATAAATGGTAGTATGATAACAGTCACTTTAATCAAAAACTAAATCAAGCTATTCATGAGGCATGACCGTAAAGAAGGCTACAGTTGTGAGCACCTCTCTGCATAGACGTTTTCTTACTTCGGTATTACTGTATATTTCTTGCACTTCACACTGCGTCATGCTTTCAAACTACACAAGCTGTGGACACAAATCCACACAAATAGATTCAATGGACCAGATCTAGATGTAAACATTCATTTGCATAGTTGTGTCTTTATTCATGCAACATTCTGTTTCAGCCTTATCAGCACACCACCCTGTTGCAAGAAGAACCAGTGAACATCTGGACATGCCACCTAGGCTCAAGCTTACATCCACTTTCATTATGAGAAGGGGTCATAATCATCTTTAGCAGTATGACTTCCAGGACTCTCTTATGTCCAAATGATTGAATTTGAATTGAAGTAATCAACAGGATACAGAATTGCAATTTGAATTAAAGGAAATATAATTGAATTCAGTGAAATTAAATTCAAATGCCTCTTCTAGGTGTAGTCTATACAAATATACATATTGTACATAAAACATCAAGCATGTCgttatatacagcaccagtcaaaagtttggacacacctacacattcaagggttttccttaaATTTCACTATTTTCTAGAAGaatgtagaataatactgaagaacatatatggaatcatgtagtatgcaaaaaagtgttaaacaaatcaacatataatttatatttgagattcttcaaagtagccaccctttgcatgtaacgtctgcttccaactcacactctcaagatcccctgaacgcaggtccctttccagctcacactctcaaacacatagatcccctaaacgcagctcactctccagaacccaatcacctgaattctgatcacctgttcacacacatgTATGTCATTATTaaacactatttagttcagttttttgcaccccatcattgtgaggtattgtttgttttgtgacgcCCCTCTATTTGGAGCATTGGGTTTCCTGTAAGTTatcctcccgtgtatgatagtttttgcgtGCCTCACTAACGATGcatattccctgcctgtaccttagcctatcggatttcctgttatcaacctattgcctgatctcccggatgaCATTACCTGCCTTTTCCCTGCCTATACTGTTGCCTTGTTGgacctcctgtgtatgaccttctgcctgcccttggacccagctacctgcctcctccagtggTCCTTTACAACAAACACCTGTTGCGCTTGAAAACAGCTttctgtctcccatcgtgttcattacattgccttgatgacagctttgcacactcttggcattctctcaaccagcttcataaagtagtcacctggaatgtgtttcaattaacaggtgtgccttgaatttctttccttcttaatgtgtttgaaccaataagctgtgttgtgacaaaagatagccctattaggtaaaataccaagtccatattatggcaagaacagctactttgaagaatctcaaatataaaatatattttaatttaacactttttttggttactgattctatgttatttcataggtttgatgttttcactattattccacaatgtagaaaatagtaaaaataaagaaaaacccttgatgaataggcgtgtccaaacttttgactggtactgtatatgcatatAACATTTTGTTGAAACAATTGATTTTCAGGACAAACTCTTAAAAACCTGTATGTGACTATTCTTAGTTATATTTCATTAATCACATTTTGTTCAATATGGGGAAATACATTTCCCAGAATGCATTAGTTTCACTCTCAGGTTGACCCCGAGGACTTAAACAATAAGCCAAACAAATTAAAGGGTTGGTGGAAatataatggtccattctaagcAACAAGGTTAAGAGTAtatcaacattgtttccagagaaaAGTGATATATTCTTTGGTGTATGGAAGTGTGACCTGTCAGATTCAATGAAACTCTCATGTACTATGACTGAATTTCTTTGAACTTCACTGAATTAAATTATTCTTCCTGTTACTAAAACTCAAATTGTACATCCTGTGGGGTGTGACTAATTAAATTCCAATTTCAACTCATGAGTTGAATGGGAGTCCATTCCAAATTTCTGAATTGAGGCCAAGCCTGATGTATAGAGAATAGGCCTTTATTTCCCATAAATATCACtcatattatatactgtatattccctACACATATTCTCTATAATAATATAGTTTTGAAGACAAAACTCTGCTTCGGGCTAATTCCGCTCACAGTTTTGTGAGGTTTCAAAAGGAAGCCAGATGCAGAGGTAGGGAATATGACATGAGAATATGACGAGTAAGAGTTAGATTCTCTGAGAAGCTGGTGAGTTTCcataatttatttccttaactggCTTTATCCGCTGGTGTGGCTAGCTATAGTTTGCGGAAAAGGCAACAAATGACAGGGAGAGATTAGCAACCACAGGCTGGGTCCAGCCTGCTTGATATAGTCCTTCCAGATCTGTCATGTCTATTCCATTCAGACTTTCAGCCTTCTTCTTTGAGAAGTCATCTCTTTGTGTTTTTAATATCGTAGGCACCAAAGAATAGATCCAGTAGTATGTTATTATCTGGAAATACCTACACGTTTATCAAACTATGTATGTGCTCTTGAAGTCAACTAAAGTCAACTACATTGTGTAGGATGAGAACAGGAAATATACATTATTTACAACTACATACTATAGATTCAAGTATGAAATTCAAAGGGATTACAATGGCTTCTTTTAATTGTGCAAGGGTAGCAGGACTAGGATTCCAAGCCAAGTTGGATGTTTCACTGCCATCAGAGTTGTAAGCCATTTCCAAACTCTACTAGCAAAGAGCTTCGAGAGACAATGTGACATTAGCAGTATTTTTAGAGATACACTCTTCAGATCAACACTCTCTGGGAAACAGGACAAGGTATTCCTGATATGTTGCACATAGTTGAGGCTGAAAAATAGTCACTCCAGAAACTGTATTTGTTGAGCACATGCACCCCCTAATGGCATATGAGAATACAGCATGGCCAATCTGAATGTATCATTTACTCTGTGTTCTCACTCTCTGTGTTGTACTATTGTCAGTGAATCACATAAAACAAAAACACGTAAAACATGAATATGTTTTATTATTTAGTGCATGCCTGAAACTTCAGCACAGCAAGGAAGGAACGGAACACTTaaagaaaatgtcaaatgaaAACAGGTTTGGTTTAACTTCTTGGAGCAcactaaataaaaacaatattttaGAATCTTCAATGTTATGTAAAGTGTCCATTTGGAAAGAATGTATGTAGTTGGTCCTAGGGTATACAGGGTAACACACAAACctaaaaacacaaaaacaatctATCACACAAGCTGTATTTTTTCCCATTCACTCTTAGCTTATCAGGTCCATTTAAAGCATCTCTAGTCTTGAACGCAACACCCTTTACCAAcgtaaagaaaaaaaaagaaaaccatCAATATGAAAAATATCATAAAATGTTATTATATGTATCACTTTTAAAATGTAAAAAGAAGGGCGCAGGACAGGAGACGTGAGTAGTAAAACAGCTCACCAAGCTACGTATTGATTGCCCAAAAACAGCAATATCCAGGGCTACTAATCAGGTTTCTGTCAGTGCACAAGCAGACTGGGCTTATGTAAACAAACTATTCAGTTCTATTTTCATTGATTTTGCGTTTATATGTGCTGGGTTTATATGTGCTGGGGGTAAAGTAGATGTCGCTCCTATTCCACCACTCACTGGCATTTCTTCATGATGAGAGTGCCGACCAGTACTCCTGAAAGCAGCATCACCCCAACTAGCAGCCATTTTTTTAAGCTCTCCTGGGACCGTCGGACGTCTGCAGCTGCATCTCTGCCGAAGATCTCCGCAAAACGGTCCtttcagggaacagagagaggaagataaatACAGTGAACTATGTGTTAGCAAACTCATCAGTGTATCCCAATACCCCTCTGTAGCTTCTCCTTTTAGGGTAGTCGATCATGGTATCCTCAATTTCAGAGAGTGGGTGCAGCAaacgaggcacacacacacacacaccatagtgtTGACAATGAGAATGTATTACAAAATTCCATAACAAGGATATAGAATGTGTGGATGTATAATATCAGCTCTAACCTACCCATCCTCCTTGGCTCTGGATCCAGGGCTGGATATGGTTGTCCAGGTAGGTGGCCATCCAGTCTGCGATGCGCGTCACCAGGTGGCTCATATCCTTCTCAACACACTCAACGCACAGGGCCCCGCCAAAAGCAAACAGGCCCACCACGCGACCCCAGTTGACCCCGTCCCTGAACACTTCGTCCATCACGCTCTCAAAGCTGTGGTAGGCTGTGGCAGGGGTGATGTGGAGCTGGGAGCAGAGGTCACTGAAGGCACGGGTGTAACGCAGCTCAAACTCATCCACTGAGTCCCGTAGTGCTGCTTTCACCGCCTCAATTCCCCCTTGTGCAGAGGAAGGCATACCCAAATTGCTTCTGCCGTTCCTGTTGTTCCCCAAAGACCCATTTGCAATGGCTTCATCCCCCTCAGTCCGTCCACTTGCACCCTCCAGCACCAACTGACAACATGGATAATTTCTCTGGGACAGTTTATAGCTTATAAAAAACACCACCAGTTCCCTGTTACTGTAAGACATATTTTCCACCTTCTATGCACCCTCTTTATCCATTGACTCTACACTATTTGGAATCGCAGGGCTCTCCTGCCAATCCTAACACTGTAACTGGAATGAAGGCTTGCCCTCTGGCAGTTTCCTCTGGGCTGCAACAAGTAATCACACTCTggaagaaaagaaacacacacacacaaattctcaGATGcagatgaaaacactgtggattcTATTGGTCATTAAGAATGAAACTCTCTGCCCCAGCAGCATCACAATCACCTAGAAATAATGTAAATCAATATTATGATCTACTGGTCCTTAC from Oncorhynchus kisutch isolate 150728-3 linkage group LG5, Okis_V2, whole genome shotgun sequence harbors:
- the LOC109890954 gene encoding bcl-2-like protein 1 — its product is MSYSNRELVVFFISYKLSQRNYPCCQLVLEGASGRTEGDEAIANGSLGNNRNGRSNLGMPSSAQGGIEAVKAALRDSVDEFELRYTRAFSDLCSQLHITPATAYHSFESVMDEVFRDGVNWGRVVGLFAFGGALCVECVEKDMSHLVTRIADWMATYLDNHIQPWIQSQGGWDRFAEIFGRDAAADVRRSQESLKKWLLVGVMLLSGVLVGTLIMKKCQ